One window of Nicotiana tomentosiformis chromosome 11, ASM39032v3, whole genome shotgun sequence genomic DNA carries:
- the LOC104091869 gene encoding uncharacterized protein — protein sequence MKPDSTDDLTKADANSESRIRESEHARLVIRNEPRIAEADNLESQLPARKRSAVWCFKAMIWCSITIIVLLIFVKWGLPFLFEKVLIPFLQWESTAFGRPVLALVLVASLAFFPVVLLPSGPSMWLAGMIFGYGLGFVIIMVGTTIGMILPYLIGLLFRDRIHQWLKRWPRQATLVRLAGDGSWFHQFRVVALFRVSPFPYTIFNYAVVVTSMSFWPYLCGSIAGMIPEAFIYIYSGRLIKTFADVQYGNIHLTPVEIVYNVISFIIAIITTVVFTVYTKRTLDELERAQDIDSEGSAFDNGKLEMGPLPIGKIMPLD from the exons ATGAAGCCAGACTCAACTGATGATTTAACCAAAGCCGATGCGAACAGTGAGAGTCGCATAAGAGAAAGTGAGCATGCGAGGCTTGTTATAAGAAACGAACCAAGAATAGCTGAGGCAGATAATTTAGAGTCTCAATTACCAGCCAGAAAACGGTCTGCTGTGTGGTGTTTCAAGGCAATGATATGGTGTTCTATCACTATAATTGTTCTTCTAATCTTCGTAAAATGGGGACTGCCCTTTCTTTTTGAGAAG GTTCTCATTCCATTCCTACAATGGGAATCCACTGCATTTGGCCGTCCAGTTCTTGCCCTCGTACTTGTAGCTTCCTTAGCTTTCTTTCCAGTAGTCCTACTTCCTTCTGGACCATCGATGTGGCTCGCAGGAATGATCTTTGGATATGGTCTCGGATTTGTCATAATCATGGTTGGAACAACAATCGGGATGATCCTGCCATACTTGATTGGTTTGCTTTTCCGAGATAGAATTCAT CAATGGTTGAAGAGATGGCCTCGGCAGGCTACCTTGGTTAGATTGGCAGGAGACGGAAGTTGGTTCCATCAATTTCGTGTGGTTGCATTATTTAGGGTTTCGCCATTCCCATACACAATCTTCAATTATGCAGTAGTAGTTACAAGCATGAGTTTCTGGCCTTATTTATGTGGATCAATAGCAGGAATGATTCCTGAAGCCTTTATATACATATACAG TGGTCGGCTAATAAAGACATTTGCTGATGTCCAATATGGAAACATCCACCTGACTCCAGTTGAGATTGTATATAATGTAATTTCCTTCATTATAGCAATCATCACAACAGTGGTTTTTACGGTGTATACGAAGAGGACACTAGATGAACTTGAAAGAGCACAAGATATCGACAGTGAAGGCTCTGCCTTTGACAATGGCAAACTGGAAATGGGGCCGCTTCCCATTGGAAAAATCATGCCTTTAGATTGA
- the LOC104091870 gene encoding anaphase-promoting complex subunit 13, producing MAEQILSLGVLIDIVDEEWMRDTLPEDDLPLPPVLLPKTDDNEDSNQEAQQVDGDTWHDLALGNP from the exons ATGGCAGAGCAAATCCTCAGCTTAGGAGTCCTCATAGATATTGTGGATGAGGAATGGATGCGAGATACTTTGCCTGAAGATG ATCTCCCATTACCACCCGTACTACTTCCAAAGACCGACGACAATGAAGACTCAA atcAAGAGGCTCAACAAGTTGATGGGGATACATGGCATGACCTTGCATTGGGAAATCCATGA